One region of Oryza sativa Japonica Group chromosome 10, ASM3414082v1 genomic DNA includes:
- the LOC4349118 gene encoding trihelix transcription factor GTL1-like isoform X3: MQQQQPGGGGGGVQQFGAVAPEMSPFSPAGGGGGGRISMAEAASPISSRPPPAQQQFDELGVGGGGGGGGGFDAEALAAAAVGEEGASGGAGGNRWPRQETLALLKIRSDMDAAFRDATLKGPLWEEVSRKLAEEGYRRSAKKCKEKFENVHKYYKRTKESRAGRNDGKTYRFFTQLEALHGTAAGVVAAPSPVTSLAPPPATAVGVSGGVRAPAEPPPAVVMGNVMSFSTSNTEEYSDEEDSDDEGTEDMGGGGGDERGKRKRLSEGGAAAGVGGGGGGGGGSGKMMRFFEGLMKQVMERQEAMQQRFLEAIEKREQDRMIREEAWRRQEMARLAREQEILAQERAMAASRDAAVVSFIQKITGQTIPMPPIIAAPAITVMPPPAPSQQPQPPPPPSHPTPITSVAPAPPPPPPAAAAAAASQPSPQATKSPLPATPQTQSSMDIVMTAAEAHDAGYDGSGGGGGQPSSSRWPKAEVHALIQLRSNLDNRYQEAGPKGPLWEEISAGMRRLGYSRSSKRCKEKWENINKYFKKVKESNKKRPEDSKTCPYFHQLDALYRNKAALNSSSSSAAAAAPALPPPEHAEPAVTVAAPISQTPPPPPPQPVTTTKNGNGTSSTNGANGEGGGGGSGGMQMQASNGSVVAGNKFFTGAAAKKRTL; this comes from the exons atgcagcagcagcagccagggggaggagggggaggggtgcAGCAGTTCGGCGCGGTGGCGCCGGAGATGTCGCCATtctcgccggcgggaggaggcggcggggggcggATCTCCATGGCGGAGGCCGCGTCGCCCATcagcagccggccgccgccggcgcagcaGCAGTTCGACGAGCTCGGCgtaggcggcggaggcggaggcggaggtgggttTGACGCcgaggcgctggcggcggcggcggtcggcgaggagggagccagcggcggcgcgggggggaACCGGTGGCCGCGGCAGGAGACGCTGGCGCTGCTCAAGATCCGGTCGGACATGGACGCCGCGTTCCGGGACGCCACCCTCAAGGGCCCGCTCTGGGAGGAGGTCTCCAG GAAGCTGGCGGAGGAGGGTTACCGGAGGAGCGCGAAGAAGTGCAAGGAGAAGTTCGAGAACGTGCACAAGTATTACAAGCGCACCAAGGAGAGCCGCGCGGGGCGCAACGACGGCAAGACGTACCGCTTCTTCACGCAGCTCGAGGCGCTGCacggcaccgccgccggcgtcgtggcAGCGCCATCGCCGGTGACGTCGctggccccgccgccggcgacggctgtGGGGGTGTCCGGCGGGGTGCGCGcccccgccgagccgccgcccgcGGTGGTGATGGGGAACGTGATGAGCTTCTCGACGTCGAACACGGAGGAGTATTCCGACGAGGAGGACTCCGACGACGAGGGGACCGAGgacatgggcggcggcggcggtgatgagagggggaagaggaagaggttGTCGgagggtggcgccgccgcgggcgtcggtggcggcggcggaggaggaggagggagcgggaaGATGATGAGGTTCTTCGAGGGGTTGATGAAGCAGGTGATGGAGCGGCAGGAGGCGATGCAGCAGCGGTTTCTGGAGGCCATCGAGAAGCGGGAGCAGGACCGGATGATCCGCGaggaggcgtggcggcggcaggagaTGGCGCGCCTCGCCCGCGAGCAGGAGATCCTCGCGCAGGAGCGCGCCATGGCGGCGtcgcgcgacgccgccgtcgtgtcCTTCATACAGAAGATCACCGGGCAGACCATCCCAATGCCGCCCATCATCGCCGCCCCCGCCATCACCGTCATGCCCCCACCGGCGCCATCCCAGCAgcctcagccgccgccaccgccgtctcaCCCCACCCCCATCACCTCCGTCGcgccagctccgccgccgccgccaccagcagcagcagcagcagcagcatcccaGCCATCGCCGCAGGCCACCAAGTCGCCATTGCCGGCGACGCCGCAGACGCAAAGCAGCATGGACATTGTCATGACGGCCGCCGAGGCGCACGACGCGGGGTACGAcgggtccggcggcggcggggggcagccgtcgtcgtcgcggtggCCCAAGGCGGAGGTGCACGCGCTGATCCAGCTGCGGAGCAACCTGGACAACCGGTACCAGGAGGCCGGGCCGAAGGGCCCGCTGTGGGAGGAGATCTCCGCCGGCATGCGGCGGCTGGGCTACAGCCGGAGCTCCAAGAGGTGCAAGGAGAAGTGGGAGAACATCAACAAGTACTTCAAGAAGGTCAAGGAGAGCAACAAGAAGCGCCCCGAGGACTCCAAGACCTGCCCCTACTTCCACCAGCTCGACGCCCTCTACCGCAACAAGGCGGCTctcaactcctcctcctcctccgccgccgccgccgcaccggccctcccgccgccggagcaCGCGGAGCCGGCGGTGACAGTCGCCGCGCCGATCTCgcagacaccgccgccgccgccgccacagcccgTGACGACGACCAAGAACGGCAACGGCACCAGCAGTACAAACGGCGCGaacggcgaaggaggaggaggcggctccGGGGGCATGCAAATGCAGGCGAGCAACGGCAGCGTCGTCGCCGGCAACAAGTTCttcaccggcgcggcggcgaagaag AGGACATTATGA
- the LOC4349118 gene encoding trihelix transcription factor GTL1-like isoform X2, with protein sequence MHATFLKLAEEGYRRSAKKCKEKFENVHKYYKRTKESRAGRNDGKTYRFFTQLEALHGTAAGVVAAPSPVTSLAPPPATAVGVSGGVRAPAEPPPAVVMGNVMSFSTSNTEEYSDEEDSDDEGTEDMGGGGGDERGKRKRLSEGGAAAGVGGGGGGGGGSGKMMRFFEGLMKQVMERQEAMQQRFLEAIEKREQDRMIREEAWRRQEMARLAREQEILAQERAMAASRDAAVVSFIQKITGQTIPMPPIIAAPAITVMPPPAPSQQPQPPPPPSHPTPITSVAPAPPPPPPAAAAAAASQPSPQATKSPLPATPQTQSSMDIVMTAAEAHDAGYDGSGGGGGQPSSSRWPKAEVHALIQLRSNLDNRYQEAGPKGPLWEEISAGMRRLGYSRSSKRCKEKWENINKYFKKVKESNKKRPEDSKTCPYFHQLDALYRNKAALNSSSSSAAAAAPALPPPEHAEPAVTVAAPISQTPPPPPPQPVTTTKNGNGTSSTNGANGEGGGGGSGGMQMQASNGSVVAGNKFFTGAAAKKPEDIMKEMMEQRPQQPAAANNAFNRTDGGGGGGGVDSDNMDEDDEDDYDDDDDDDDDDVDGNKMQYEIQFQHQHHHQQPPQHRHQQSVVRPNAAASAAAGGNPPGTAAPATAAAATTTTGSFLAMVQ encoded by the exons ATGCATGCAACTTTCCT GAAGCTGGCGGAGGAGGGTTACCGGAGGAGCGCGAAGAAGTGCAAGGAGAAGTTCGAGAACGTGCACAAGTATTACAAGCGCACCAAGGAGAGCCGCGCGGGGCGCAACGACGGCAAGACGTACCGCTTCTTCACGCAGCTCGAGGCGCTGCacggcaccgccgccggcgtcgtggcAGCGCCATCGCCGGTGACGTCGctggccccgccgccggcgacggctgtGGGGGTGTCCGGCGGGGTGCGCGcccccgccgagccgccgcccgcGGTGGTGATGGGGAACGTGATGAGCTTCTCGACGTCGAACACGGAGGAGTATTCCGACGAGGAGGACTCCGACGACGAGGGGACCGAGgacatgggcggcggcggcggtgatgagagggggaagaggaagaggttGTCGgagggtggcgccgccgcgggcgtcggtggcggcggcggaggaggaggagggagcgggaaGATGATGAGGTTCTTCGAGGGGTTGATGAAGCAGGTGATGGAGCGGCAGGAGGCGATGCAGCAGCGGTTTCTGGAGGCCATCGAGAAGCGGGAGCAGGACCGGATGATCCGCGaggaggcgtggcggcggcaggagaTGGCGCGCCTCGCCCGCGAGCAGGAGATCCTCGCGCAGGAGCGCGCCATGGCGGCGtcgcgcgacgccgccgtcgtgtcCTTCATACAGAAGATCACCGGGCAGACCATCCCAATGCCGCCCATCATCGCCGCCCCCGCCATCACCGTCATGCCCCCACCGGCGCCATCCCAGCAgcctcagccgccgccaccgccgtctcaCCCCACCCCCATCACCTCCGTCGcgccagctccgccgccgccgccaccagcagcagcagcagcagcagcatcccaGCCATCGCCGCAGGCCACCAAGTCGCCATTGCCGGCGACGCCGCAGACGCAAAGCAGCATGGACATTGTCATGACGGCCGCCGAGGCGCACGACGCGGGGTACGAcgggtccggcggcggcggggggcagccgtcgtcgtcgcggtggCCCAAGGCGGAGGTGCACGCGCTGATCCAGCTGCGGAGCAACCTGGACAACCGGTACCAGGAGGCCGGGCCGAAGGGCCCGCTGTGGGAGGAGATCTCCGCCGGCATGCGGCGGCTGGGCTACAGCCGGAGCTCCAAGAGGTGCAAGGAGAAGTGGGAGAACATCAACAAGTACTTCAAGAAGGTCAAGGAGAGCAACAAGAAGCGCCCCGAGGACTCCAAGACCTGCCCCTACTTCCACCAGCTCGACGCCCTCTACCGCAACAAGGCGGCTctcaactcctcctcctcctccgccgccgccgccgcaccggccctcccgccgccggagcaCGCGGAGCCGGCGGTGACAGTCGCCGCGCCGATCTCgcagacaccgccgccgccgccgccacagcccgTGACGACGACCAAGAACGGCAACGGCACCAGCAGTACAAACGGCGCGaacggcgaaggaggaggaggcggctccGGGGGCATGCAAATGCAGGCGAGCAACGGCAGCGTCGTCGCCGGCAACAAGTTCttcaccggcgcggcggcgaagaag CCAGAGGACATTATGAAGGAGATGATGGAGCAGAGGCcgcagcagccggcggcggcgaacaacGCCTTCAACCgaacggacggcggcggtggcggcggcggcgtggacagCGACAAcatggacgaggacgacgaggatgactacgacgacgatgacgacgacgacgacgacgacgtcgacggcaACAAGATGCAGTACGAGATCCAGTTCCAGCAtcagcaccaccaccagcagccgcCGCAGCACCGCCACCAGCAGAGCGTCGTCAGAccgaacgccgccgcctccgcggccgccggcggcaacccgcccggcaccgccgcccccgccacggcggcggccgcaacGACGACCACCGGATCTTTCTTGGCAATGGTCCagtga
- the LOC4349118 gene encoding trihelix transcription factor GTL1-like isoform X1, protein MQQQQPGGGGGGVQQFGAVAPEMSPFSPAGGGGGGRISMAEAASPISSRPPPAQQQFDELGVGGGGGGGGGFDAEALAAAAVGEEGASGGAGGNRWPRQETLALLKIRSDMDAAFRDATLKGPLWEEVSRKLAEEGYRRSAKKCKEKFENVHKYYKRTKESRAGRNDGKTYRFFTQLEALHGTAAGVVAAPSPVTSLAPPPATAVGVSGGVRAPAEPPPAVVMGNVMSFSTSNTEEYSDEEDSDDEGTEDMGGGGGDERGKRKRLSEGGAAAGVGGGGGGGGGSGKMMRFFEGLMKQVMERQEAMQQRFLEAIEKREQDRMIREEAWRRQEMARLAREQEILAQERAMAASRDAAVVSFIQKITGQTIPMPPIIAAPAITVMPPPAPSQQPQPPPPPSHPTPITSVAPAPPPPPPAAAAAAASQPSPQATKSPLPATPQTQSSMDIVMTAAEAHDAGYDGSGGGGGQPSSSRWPKAEVHALIQLRSNLDNRYQEAGPKGPLWEEISAGMRRLGYSRSSKRCKEKWENINKYFKKVKESNKKRPEDSKTCPYFHQLDALYRNKAALNSSSSSAAAAAPALPPPEHAEPAVTVAAPISQTPPPPPPQPVTTTKNGNGTSSTNGANGEGGGGGSGGMQMQASNGSVVAGNKFFTGAAAKKPEDIMKEMMEQRPQQPAAANNAFNRTDGGGGGGGVDSDNMDEDDEDDYDDDDDDDDDDVDGNKMQYEIQFQHQHHHQQPPQHRHQQSVVRPNAAASAAAGGNPPGTAAPATAAAATTTTGSFLAMVQ, encoded by the exons atgcagcagcagcagccagggggaggagggggaggggtgcAGCAGTTCGGCGCGGTGGCGCCGGAGATGTCGCCATtctcgccggcgggaggaggcggcggggggcggATCTCCATGGCGGAGGCCGCGTCGCCCATcagcagccggccgccgccggcgcagcaGCAGTTCGACGAGCTCGGCgtaggcggcggaggcggaggcggaggtgggttTGACGCcgaggcgctggcggcggcggcggtcggcgaggagggagccagcggcggcgcgggggggaACCGGTGGCCGCGGCAGGAGACGCTGGCGCTGCTCAAGATCCGGTCGGACATGGACGCCGCGTTCCGGGACGCCACCCTCAAGGGCCCGCTCTGGGAGGAGGTCTCCAG GAAGCTGGCGGAGGAGGGTTACCGGAGGAGCGCGAAGAAGTGCAAGGAGAAGTTCGAGAACGTGCACAAGTATTACAAGCGCACCAAGGAGAGCCGCGCGGGGCGCAACGACGGCAAGACGTACCGCTTCTTCACGCAGCTCGAGGCGCTGCacggcaccgccgccggcgtcgtggcAGCGCCATCGCCGGTGACGTCGctggccccgccgccggcgacggctgtGGGGGTGTCCGGCGGGGTGCGCGcccccgccgagccgccgcccgcGGTGGTGATGGGGAACGTGATGAGCTTCTCGACGTCGAACACGGAGGAGTATTCCGACGAGGAGGACTCCGACGACGAGGGGACCGAGgacatgggcggcggcggcggtgatgagagggggaagaggaagaggttGTCGgagggtggcgccgccgcgggcgtcggtggcggcggcggaggaggaggagggagcgggaaGATGATGAGGTTCTTCGAGGGGTTGATGAAGCAGGTGATGGAGCGGCAGGAGGCGATGCAGCAGCGGTTTCTGGAGGCCATCGAGAAGCGGGAGCAGGACCGGATGATCCGCGaggaggcgtggcggcggcaggagaTGGCGCGCCTCGCCCGCGAGCAGGAGATCCTCGCGCAGGAGCGCGCCATGGCGGCGtcgcgcgacgccgccgtcgtgtcCTTCATACAGAAGATCACCGGGCAGACCATCCCAATGCCGCCCATCATCGCCGCCCCCGCCATCACCGTCATGCCCCCACCGGCGCCATCCCAGCAgcctcagccgccgccaccgccgtctcaCCCCACCCCCATCACCTCCGTCGcgccagctccgccgccgccgccaccagcagcagcagcagcagcagcatcccaGCCATCGCCGCAGGCCACCAAGTCGCCATTGCCGGCGACGCCGCAGACGCAAAGCAGCATGGACATTGTCATGACGGCCGCCGAGGCGCACGACGCGGGGTACGAcgggtccggcggcggcggggggcagccgtcgtcgtcgcggtggCCCAAGGCGGAGGTGCACGCGCTGATCCAGCTGCGGAGCAACCTGGACAACCGGTACCAGGAGGCCGGGCCGAAGGGCCCGCTGTGGGAGGAGATCTCCGCCGGCATGCGGCGGCTGGGCTACAGCCGGAGCTCCAAGAGGTGCAAGGAGAAGTGGGAGAACATCAACAAGTACTTCAAGAAGGTCAAGGAGAGCAACAAGAAGCGCCCCGAGGACTCCAAGACCTGCCCCTACTTCCACCAGCTCGACGCCCTCTACCGCAACAAGGCGGCTctcaactcctcctcctcctccgccgccgccgccgcaccggccctcccgccgccggagcaCGCGGAGCCGGCGGTGACAGTCGCCGCGCCGATCTCgcagacaccgccgccgccgccgccacagcccgTGACGACGACCAAGAACGGCAACGGCACCAGCAGTACAAACGGCGCGaacggcgaaggaggaggaggcggctccGGGGGCATGCAAATGCAGGCGAGCAACGGCAGCGTCGTCGCCGGCAACAAGTTCttcaccggcgcggcggcgaagaag CCAGAGGACATTATGAAGGAGATGATGGAGCAGAGGCcgcagcagccggcggcggcgaacaacGCCTTCAACCgaacggacggcggcggtggcggcggcggcgtggacagCGACAAcatggacgaggacgacgaggatgactacgacgacgatgacgacgacgacgacgacgacgtcgacggcaACAAGATGCAGTACGAGATCCAGTTCCAGCAtcagcaccaccaccagcagccgcCGCAGCACCGCCACCAGCAGAGCGTCGTCAGAccgaacgccgccgcctccgcggccgccggcggcaacccgcccggcaccgccgcccccgccacggcggcggccgcaacGACGACCACCGGATCTTTCTTGGCAATGGTCCagtga